One genomic window of Sardina pilchardus chromosome 15, fSarPil1.1, whole genome shotgun sequence includes the following:
- the cpeb2 gene encoding cytoplasmic polyadenylation element-binding protein 2 isoform X2, translating to MGDYGFGLLQTVSINNSSTTLLGGGAFRSYSTPSPVSTGQLSPNSTPVSGNTVPGVSSLFLSAAAHQQNMQDEPVGVTTSQQPPSIEQTNGNSSKHGYLQSNSSNNNHHNQLGFNTQDYNALSQNQQQFDDFKATVGHEQFCPTQSICDLQHDRKIHQQLSQQAEFGCSEPPPPQGEFSHLPQKQPYTTAGSNESDPNTESSHDQIRSLSVEKAEADVVAAASPSPTSVNPNKVKIQMDSPNSHHINNGNGTGTGNNILPGGIGAGFSNLPHQEMQNAGGGSASPTLPGFGTPWSVQTSSPPPPLSNSANPSHANAMNPIPNAEHENNFYPGIPSSINPAFFQSFSSVSTNPCAGINVQGFSSPFSPQINIPQQQPQSRRSPVSPQMHPQQGAFLQQRNNYNHHQPMMKQSPWGGSHQGSGWTSGGMSWGRDHRRVGMGVPGSMSQVSPMKKPFSSNVIAPPKFPRTGGSLGPKSWIEENVFRTDNNSNTLLPMQDRPRMYDSLNMHSLESSLIDIMRAEQDPMKGRVGCPHPGADGLLMLNGRSSLFPIDDVLLDDGHGNQGVPGVLGSPNCYPHQNGERIERFSRKVFVGGLPPDIDEDEITSSFRRFGHLVVDWPHKAESKSYFPPKGYAFLLFQEETSVQALIEACLEEDGKLYLCVSSPTIKDKPVQIRPWNLSDSDFVMDGSQPLDPRKTIFVGGVPRPLRAVELAMIMDRLYGGVCYAGIDTDPELKYPKGAGRVAFSNQQSYIAAISARFVQLQHGDIDKRVEVKPYVLDDQLCDECQGARCGGKFAPFFCANVTCLQYYCEFCWANIHSRAGREFHKPLVKEGADRPRQIHFRWN from the exons ATGGGGGATTACGGATTTGGCTTGCTTCAGACAGTAAGTATAAACAACAGCAGCACTACACTCTTGGGCGGAGGCGCTTTCAGGTCCTACTCGACCCCCTCTCCGGTGTCCACCGGCCAGCTATCCCCCAACTCGACTCCTGTTTCTGGCAACACCGTCCCCGGCGTGTCCTCTCTATTCCTGTCAGCTGCTGCGCATCAGCAAAACATGCAGGATGAGCCTGTGGGGGTGACAACCTCGCAGCAACCCCCTTCAATCGAACAAACCAACGGCAACAGCAGCAAACACGGGTATCTGCAATctaacagcagcaacaacaaccaccacaaccAGCTGGGCTTTAACACACAGGACTACAACGCCTTGAGTCAGAACCAACAGCAGTTCGACGATTTTAAAGCCACTGTAGGTCACGAACAGTTCTGTCCGACGCAGTCGATCTGTGACCTTCAGCACGACCGGAAAATACATCAGCAGTTAAGTCAGCAGGCTGAGTTCGGCTGTTCGgagccacccccaccccaaggAGAATTTAGTCACCTGCCTCAGAAGCAGCCTTACACCACTGCCGGCTCGAACGAATCCGATCCAAACACGGAATCGAGCCACGATCAAATTCGCAGCTTATCGGTGGAGAAGGCAGAAGCCGATGTGGTTGCTGCCGCGTCGCCATCGCCCACTTCCGTGAATCCAAACAAGGTAAAGATCCAAATGGACTCCCCTAACTCCCATCACATAAACAACGGCAATGGCACCGGTACCGGCAATAACATACTGCCCGGAGGTATCGGAGCCGGCTTCTCCAACCTCCCACATCAAGAAATGCAGAATGCGGGAGGTGGCTCGGCTTCGCCGACTCTCCCCGGTTTCGGAACTCCCTGGTCCGTTCAGACGagctccccaccaccacctctctccaACTCAGCCAACCCCAGCCACGCAAACGCGATGAACCCGATACCTAACGCAGAACACGAGAACAATTTCTACCCGGGGATTCCCTCCTCCATCAACCCGGCCTTCTTCCAGAGCTTTTCGTCGGTGTCTACTAATCCTTGCGCCGGGATTAACGTGCAGGGCTTCAGCAGCCCTTTCTCGCCCCAGATCAACATcccccagcagcagccccagagCCGCCGGTCCCCGGTCAGTCCCCAGATGCATCCGCAACAGGGAGCCTTTCTGCAGCAGAGGAACAATTACAACCATCACCAG CCCATGATGAAGCAGTCTCCCTGGGGGGGCAGCCACCAGGGCAGCGGCTGGACCTCTGGAGGGATGTCCTGGGGAAGGGACCACCGCCGCGTTGGCATGGGGGTTCCCGGCTCCATGAGCCAGGTGTCCCCCATGAAGAAGCCCTTCTCCAGCAATGTCATCGCCCCTCCCAAGTTCCCCCGCACGGGCGGCTCCCTGGGGCCCAAGTCCTGGATCGAGGAGAACGTTTTCCGCACAGATAACAACAGCAATACCCTGTTGCCCATGCAG GATCGCCCCAGAATGTATGACAGTCTAAATATGCACTCTCTGGAAAGCTCCCTGATTGATATCATGAGGGCTGAGCAGGACCCCATGAAGG GCCGTGTGGGATGCCCTCACCCCGGGGCAGATGGTCTGCTCATGCTCAATG GGCGCTCCTCCTTGTTTCCGATCGACGACGTTCTCCTTGACGACGGCCATGGCAACCAGGGCGTCCCTGGAGTTCTAGGCTCTCCTAACTGCTACCCTCACCAGAACGGGGAGCGTATCGAGCGCTTCTCTCGCAAGGTGTTTGTGGGAGGCCTGCCTCCAGACATTGATGAAG ATGAGATCACCTCCAGCTTCCGCCGCTTTGGCCATCTGGTGGTGGATTGGCCTCACAAGGCCGAGAGCAAATCCTACTTCCCCCCTAAAG gTTACGCCTTTCTACTGTTCCAAGAGGAGACTTCTGTTCAGGCTCTGATCGAGGCCTGCTTGGAGGAGGATGGCAAGCTGTACCTGTGTGTCTCCAGTCCCACCATCAAGGACAAGCCA GTCCAGATTCGCCCGTGGAATCTGAGTGACAGCGACTTTGTGATGGACGGCTCTCAGCCCCTTGACCCGCGCAAGACCATCTTTGTGGGTGGTGTCCCTCGCCCCCTCCGTGCAG TGGAGCTGGCTATGATCATGGATCGTTTGTACGGTGGCGTCTGCTATGCTGGCATCGATACTGACCCAGAACTCAAGTACCCCAAGGGGGCGGGCCGAGTGGCCTTCTCCAATCAGCAGAGCTACATCGCTGCCATCAGCGCTCGATTCGTTCAGCTGCAGCATGGGGACATTGACAAACGG GTGGAGGTGAAGCCCTACGTCCTGGACGACCAGCTGTGTGACGAGTGCCAGGGGGCGCGCTGCGGGGGCAAGTTCGCGCCCTTCTTCTGCGCCAACGTCACCTGCCTGCAGTACTACTGCGAGTTCTGCTGGGCCAACATCCACTCGCGCGCCGGCCGTGAGTTCCACAAGCCCCTGGTCAAAGAGGGAGCGGACCGCCCCCGCCAGATCCACTTCCGCTGGAACTAA
- the cpeb2 gene encoding cytoplasmic polyadenylation element-binding protein 2 isoform X1, producing the protein MGDYGFGLLQTVSINNSSTTLLGGGAFRSYSTPSPVSTGQLSPNSTPVSGNTVPGVSSLFLSAAAHQQNMQDEPVGVTTSQQPPSIEQTNGNSSKHGYLQSNSSNNNHHNQLGFNTQDYNALSQNQQQFDDFKATVGHEQFCPTQSICDLQHDRKIHQQLSQQAEFGCSEPPPPQGEFSHLPQKQPYTTAGSNESDPNTESSHDQIRSLSVEKAEADVVAAASPSPTSVNPNKVKIQMDSPNSHHINNGNGTGTGNNILPGGIGAGFSNLPHQEMQNAGGGSASPTLPGFGTPWSVQTSSPPPPLSNSANPSHANAMNPIPNAEHENNFYPGIPSSINPAFFQSFSSVSTNPCAGINVQGFSSPFSPQINIPQQQPQSRRSPVSPQMHPQQGAFLQQRNNYNHHQPMMKQSPWGGSHQGSGWTSGGMSWGRDHRRVGMGVPGSMSQVSPMKKPFSSNVIAPPKFPRTGGSLGPKSWIEENVFRTDNNSNTLLPMQDRPRMYDSLNMHSLESSLIDIMRAEQDPMKGRVGCPHPGADGLLMLNARSYGRRRGRSSLFPIDDVLLDDGHGNQGVPGVLGSPNCYPHQNGERIERFSRKVFVGGLPPDIDEDEITSSFRRFGHLVVDWPHKAESKSYFPPKGYAFLLFQEETSVQALIEACLEEDGKLYLCVSSPTIKDKPVQIRPWNLSDSDFVMDGSQPLDPRKTIFVGGVPRPLRAVELAMIMDRLYGGVCYAGIDTDPELKYPKGAGRVAFSNQQSYIAAISARFVQLQHGDIDKRVEVKPYVLDDQLCDECQGARCGGKFAPFFCANVTCLQYYCEFCWANIHSRAGREFHKPLVKEGADRPRQIHFRWN; encoded by the exons ATGGGGGATTACGGATTTGGCTTGCTTCAGACAGTAAGTATAAACAACAGCAGCACTACACTCTTGGGCGGAGGCGCTTTCAGGTCCTACTCGACCCCCTCTCCGGTGTCCACCGGCCAGCTATCCCCCAACTCGACTCCTGTTTCTGGCAACACCGTCCCCGGCGTGTCCTCTCTATTCCTGTCAGCTGCTGCGCATCAGCAAAACATGCAGGATGAGCCTGTGGGGGTGACAACCTCGCAGCAACCCCCTTCAATCGAACAAACCAACGGCAACAGCAGCAAACACGGGTATCTGCAATctaacagcagcaacaacaaccaccacaaccAGCTGGGCTTTAACACACAGGACTACAACGCCTTGAGTCAGAACCAACAGCAGTTCGACGATTTTAAAGCCACTGTAGGTCACGAACAGTTCTGTCCGACGCAGTCGATCTGTGACCTTCAGCACGACCGGAAAATACATCAGCAGTTAAGTCAGCAGGCTGAGTTCGGCTGTTCGgagccacccccaccccaaggAGAATTTAGTCACCTGCCTCAGAAGCAGCCTTACACCACTGCCGGCTCGAACGAATCCGATCCAAACACGGAATCGAGCCACGATCAAATTCGCAGCTTATCGGTGGAGAAGGCAGAAGCCGATGTGGTTGCTGCCGCGTCGCCATCGCCCACTTCCGTGAATCCAAACAAGGTAAAGATCCAAATGGACTCCCCTAACTCCCATCACATAAACAACGGCAATGGCACCGGTACCGGCAATAACATACTGCCCGGAGGTATCGGAGCCGGCTTCTCCAACCTCCCACATCAAGAAATGCAGAATGCGGGAGGTGGCTCGGCTTCGCCGACTCTCCCCGGTTTCGGAACTCCCTGGTCCGTTCAGACGagctccccaccaccacctctctccaACTCAGCCAACCCCAGCCACGCAAACGCGATGAACCCGATACCTAACGCAGAACACGAGAACAATTTCTACCCGGGGATTCCCTCCTCCATCAACCCGGCCTTCTTCCAGAGCTTTTCGTCGGTGTCTACTAATCCTTGCGCCGGGATTAACGTGCAGGGCTTCAGCAGCCCTTTCTCGCCCCAGATCAACATcccccagcagcagccccagagCCGCCGGTCCCCGGTCAGTCCCCAGATGCATCCGCAACAGGGAGCCTTTCTGCAGCAGAGGAACAATTACAACCATCACCAG CCCATGATGAAGCAGTCTCCCTGGGGGGGCAGCCACCAGGGCAGCGGCTGGACCTCTGGAGGGATGTCCTGGGGAAGGGACCACCGCCGCGTTGGCATGGGGGTTCCCGGCTCCATGAGCCAGGTGTCCCCCATGAAGAAGCCCTTCTCCAGCAATGTCATCGCCCCTCCCAAGTTCCCCCGCACGGGCGGCTCCCTGGGGCCCAAGTCCTGGATCGAGGAGAACGTTTTCCGCACAGATAACAACAGCAATACCCTGTTGCCCATGCAG GATCGCCCCAGAATGTATGACAGTCTAAATATGCACTCTCTGGAAAGCTCCCTGATTGATATCATGAGGGCTGAGCAGGACCCCATGAAGG GCCGTGTGGGATGCCCTCACCCCGGGGCAGATGGTCTGCTCATGCTCAATG CACGGAGCTATGGGAGACGACGAG GGCGCTCCTCCTTGTTTCCGATCGACGACGTTCTCCTTGACGACGGCCATGGCAACCAGGGCGTCCCTGGAGTTCTAGGCTCTCCTAACTGCTACCCTCACCAGAACGGGGAGCGTATCGAGCGCTTCTCTCGCAAGGTGTTTGTGGGAGGCCTGCCTCCAGACATTGATGAAG ATGAGATCACCTCCAGCTTCCGCCGCTTTGGCCATCTGGTGGTGGATTGGCCTCACAAGGCCGAGAGCAAATCCTACTTCCCCCCTAAAG gTTACGCCTTTCTACTGTTCCAAGAGGAGACTTCTGTTCAGGCTCTGATCGAGGCCTGCTTGGAGGAGGATGGCAAGCTGTACCTGTGTGTCTCCAGTCCCACCATCAAGGACAAGCCA GTCCAGATTCGCCCGTGGAATCTGAGTGACAGCGACTTTGTGATGGACGGCTCTCAGCCCCTTGACCCGCGCAAGACCATCTTTGTGGGTGGTGTCCCTCGCCCCCTCCGTGCAG TGGAGCTGGCTATGATCATGGATCGTTTGTACGGTGGCGTCTGCTATGCTGGCATCGATACTGACCCAGAACTCAAGTACCCCAAGGGGGCGGGCCGAGTGGCCTTCTCCAATCAGCAGAGCTACATCGCTGCCATCAGCGCTCGATTCGTTCAGCTGCAGCATGGGGACATTGACAAACGG GTGGAGGTGAAGCCCTACGTCCTGGACGACCAGCTGTGTGACGAGTGCCAGGGGGCGCGCTGCGGGGGCAAGTTCGCGCCCTTCTTCTGCGCCAACGTCACCTGCCTGCAGTACTACTGCGAGTTCTGCTGGGCCAACATCCACTCGCGCGCCGGCCGTGAGTTCCACAAGCCCCTGGTCAAAGAGGGAGCGGACCGCCCCCGCCAGATCCACTTCCGCTGGAACTAA
- the cpeb2 gene encoding cytoplasmic polyadenylation element-binding protein 2 isoform X3: MGDYGFGLLQTVSINNSSTTLLGGGAFRSYSTPSPVSTGQLSPNSTPVSGNTVPGVSSLFLSAAAHQQNMQDEPVGVTTSQQPPSIEQTNGNSSKHGYLQSNSSNNNHHNQLGFNTQDYNALSQNQQQFDDFKATVGHEQFCPTQSICDLQHDRKIHQQLSQQAEFGCSEPPPPQGEFSHLPQKQPYTTAGSNESDPNTESSHDQIRSLSVEKAEADVVAAASPSPTSVNPNKVKIQMDSPNSHHINNGNGTGTGNNILPGGIGAGFSNLPHQEMQNAGGGSASPTLPGFGTPWSVQTSSPPPPLSNSANPSHANAMNPIPNAEHENNFYPGIPSSINPAFFQSFSSVSTNPCAGINVQGFSSPFSPQINIPQQQPQSRRSPVSPQMHPQQGAFLQQRNNYNHHQPMMKQSPWGGSHQGSGWTSGGMSWGRDHRRVGMGVPGSMSQVSPMKKPFSSNVIAPPKFPRTGGSLGPKSWIEENVFRTDNNSNTLLPMQDRPRMYDSLNMHSLESSLIDIMRAEQDPMKGRSSLFPIDDVLLDDGHGNQGVPGVLGSPNCYPHQNGERIERFSRKVFVGGLPPDIDEDEITSSFRRFGHLVVDWPHKAESKSYFPPKGYAFLLFQEETSVQALIEACLEEDGKLYLCVSSPTIKDKPVQIRPWNLSDSDFVMDGSQPLDPRKTIFVGGVPRPLRAVELAMIMDRLYGGVCYAGIDTDPELKYPKGAGRVAFSNQQSYIAAISARFVQLQHGDIDKRVEVKPYVLDDQLCDECQGARCGGKFAPFFCANVTCLQYYCEFCWANIHSRAGREFHKPLVKEGADRPRQIHFRWN, encoded by the exons ATGGGGGATTACGGATTTGGCTTGCTTCAGACAGTAAGTATAAACAACAGCAGCACTACACTCTTGGGCGGAGGCGCTTTCAGGTCCTACTCGACCCCCTCTCCGGTGTCCACCGGCCAGCTATCCCCCAACTCGACTCCTGTTTCTGGCAACACCGTCCCCGGCGTGTCCTCTCTATTCCTGTCAGCTGCTGCGCATCAGCAAAACATGCAGGATGAGCCTGTGGGGGTGACAACCTCGCAGCAACCCCCTTCAATCGAACAAACCAACGGCAACAGCAGCAAACACGGGTATCTGCAATctaacagcagcaacaacaaccaccacaaccAGCTGGGCTTTAACACACAGGACTACAACGCCTTGAGTCAGAACCAACAGCAGTTCGACGATTTTAAAGCCACTGTAGGTCACGAACAGTTCTGTCCGACGCAGTCGATCTGTGACCTTCAGCACGACCGGAAAATACATCAGCAGTTAAGTCAGCAGGCTGAGTTCGGCTGTTCGgagccacccccaccccaaggAGAATTTAGTCACCTGCCTCAGAAGCAGCCTTACACCACTGCCGGCTCGAACGAATCCGATCCAAACACGGAATCGAGCCACGATCAAATTCGCAGCTTATCGGTGGAGAAGGCAGAAGCCGATGTGGTTGCTGCCGCGTCGCCATCGCCCACTTCCGTGAATCCAAACAAGGTAAAGATCCAAATGGACTCCCCTAACTCCCATCACATAAACAACGGCAATGGCACCGGTACCGGCAATAACATACTGCCCGGAGGTATCGGAGCCGGCTTCTCCAACCTCCCACATCAAGAAATGCAGAATGCGGGAGGTGGCTCGGCTTCGCCGACTCTCCCCGGTTTCGGAACTCCCTGGTCCGTTCAGACGagctccccaccaccacctctctccaACTCAGCCAACCCCAGCCACGCAAACGCGATGAACCCGATACCTAACGCAGAACACGAGAACAATTTCTACCCGGGGATTCCCTCCTCCATCAACCCGGCCTTCTTCCAGAGCTTTTCGTCGGTGTCTACTAATCCTTGCGCCGGGATTAACGTGCAGGGCTTCAGCAGCCCTTTCTCGCCCCAGATCAACATcccccagcagcagccccagagCCGCCGGTCCCCGGTCAGTCCCCAGATGCATCCGCAACAGGGAGCCTTTCTGCAGCAGAGGAACAATTACAACCATCACCAG CCCATGATGAAGCAGTCTCCCTGGGGGGGCAGCCACCAGGGCAGCGGCTGGACCTCTGGAGGGATGTCCTGGGGAAGGGACCACCGCCGCGTTGGCATGGGGGTTCCCGGCTCCATGAGCCAGGTGTCCCCCATGAAGAAGCCCTTCTCCAGCAATGTCATCGCCCCTCCCAAGTTCCCCCGCACGGGCGGCTCCCTGGGGCCCAAGTCCTGGATCGAGGAGAACGTTTTCCGCACAGATAACAACAGCAATACCCTGTTGCCCATGCAG GATCGCCCCAGAATGTATGACAGTCTAAATATGCACTCTCTGGAAAGCTCCCTGATTGATATCATGAGGGCTGAGCAGGACCCCATGAAGG GGCGCTCCTCCTTGTTTCCGATCGACGACGTTCTCCTTGACGACGGCCATGGCAACCAGGGCGTCCCTGGAGTTCTAGGCTCTCCTAACTGCTACCCTCACCAGAACGGGGAGCGTATCGAGCGCTTCTCTCGCAAGGTGTTTGTGGGAGGCCTGCCTCCAGACATTGATGAAG ATGAGATCACCTCCAGCTTCCGCCGCTTTGGCCATCTGGTGGTGGATTGGCCTCACAAGGCCGAGAGCAAATCCTACTTCCCCCCTAAAG gTTACGCCTTTCTACTGTTCCAAGAGGAGACTTCTGTTCAGGCTCTGATCGAGGCCTGCTTGGAGGAGGATGGCAAGCTGTACCTGTGTGTCTCCAGTCCCACCATCAAGGACAAGCCA GTCCAGATTCGCCCGTGGAATCTGAGTGACAGCGACTTTGTGATGGACGGCTCTCAGCCCCTTGACCCGCGCAAGACCATCTTTGTGGGTGGTGTCCCTCGCCCCCTCCGTGCAG TGGAGCTGGCTATGATCATGGATCGTTTGTACGGTGGCGTCTGCTATGCTGGCATCGATACTGACCCAGAACTCAAGTACCCCAAGGGGGCGGGCCGAGTGGCCTTCTCCAATCAGCAGAGCTACATCGCTGCCATCAGCGCTCGATTCGTTCAGCTGCAGCATGGGGACATTGACAAACGG GTGGAGGTGAAGCCCTACGTCCTGGACGACCAGCTGTGTGACGAGTGCCAGGGGGCGCGCTGCGGGGGCAAGTTCGCGCCCTTCTTCTGCGCCAACGTCACCTGCCTGCAGTACTACTGCGAGTTCTGCTGGGCCAACATCCACTCGCGCGCCGGCCGTGAGTTCCACAAGCCCCTGGTCAAAGAGGGAGCGGACCGCCCCCGCCAGATCCACTTCCGCTGGAACTAA
- the fbxl5 gene encoding F-box/LRR-repeat protein 5 — MAPFPDEVDVFTGPHWRMKQLVGLYCEKLSKTNFSNNNDFRSFLQSLCATFKEFKMHEQIENEYIIGLLQQRSHTVYDVHSDNKLSEMLSLFEKGLKSVKSEYEQLNYARQLKERLEAFTQDFLPHMKEEEEVFQPMLMEYFTYEELKDIKKQVIAQHCRQQRWDCAAEVLKGFSLLNQAEELHKAFKYLDHEKTDDELEKGSGSAHISQLPVEVLLKLFRYLGPEDLCRCGQVCTTWSSVAKTGSLWRHLYPVRWARGDYYHGPPGEQDQDPDEEWVKNLKDEGRAYQEFDEDADVDESEEASEESPAINAVQREKKLLNGMIQNLLPIVGPSVRSIVLAYSFAVSSKMVRQILTLCPQLTYLDLTQTDVTDSAFDSWASLGACSSLEHLDLSGCEKITDHTLKRLSLGLGDLTSCSLPIRSPDRKAKLLAGLPSPIKLQHEVPPDCSNGRGRQALIFKRRPGGRGNGFGPAHVWVLDPSELVDIEDAAEWSRRGGGSGDPALEGPTRPPEMQVVGEQCCCRRSRKRGFRTGKGSSSGSPYWQQQQPLQHASYRDAQCGHSTCCGGDTALRTSKGAQCSPPATGGSAGFRTKCPAEGQTCPGRGKQTDKSDTFRFLRFLSLSGCYQITDLGLRALSQRGGLPVLEHLNLSGCLFITEVGLQELVSACPALNDEHFYYCDNINGPHADTASGCQNLQCGFRACCRSGE, encoded by the exons atggctccTTTTCCCGACGAAGTGGACGTTTTCACAGGCCCACACTGGCGTATGAAACAGTTGGTGGGTCTGTATTGCGAAAAG CTCTCGAAAACCAACTTCTCCAACAACAATGATTTCAGATCGTTTCTGCAGTCACTCTGTGCTACCTTCAAAGAGTTCAAGATGCACGAACAGATCGAGAACGAGTACATCATTGGACTGCTGCAGCAACGCAGCCACACAGTCTACGATGTGCACTCGGACAACAAGCTTTCCGAGATGTTGTCGCTCTTTGAGAAAGGACTCAAGAGTGTCAAG AGCGAGTACGAGCAGCTGAACTATGCCCGACAGCTGAAGGAGAGACTGGAGGCTTTCACTCAGGACTTCCTTCCCCacatgaaggaggaggaggag GTGTTCCAGCCCATGTTGATGGAATACTTTACCTATGAGGAGCTGAAGGACATCAAGAAGCAGGTGATTGCCCAGCACTGTCGCCAGCAGCGCTGGGATTGTGCGGCCGAGGTGCTCAAAGGCTTCAGCCTGCTCAACCAAGCCGAGGAGCTGCACAAGGCCTTCAAGTACTTGGACCACGAGAAGACGGATGATG AGTTGGAGAAGGGGTCCGGATCGGCCCACATCTCCCAGCTTCCCGTGGAGGTTCTGCTAAAGCTGTTTAGATACCTCGGCCCAGAAGACCTGTGTCGCTGCGGGCAGGTTTGCACCACCTGGTCAAGTGTTGCCAAAACTGGCTCCCTCTGGAGGCACTTGTACCCAGTCCGCTGGGCGAGAG GCGACTACTACCACGGCCCCCCCGGCGAGCAGGATCAGGATCCCGATGAGGAGTGGGTGAAGAACCTTAAAGACGAGGGCCGCGCTTATCAGGAGTTTGATGAAGATGCAGACGTGGACGAGTCTG AAGAGGCCTCAGAGGAGAGTCCAGCTATTAATGCAGTCCAGCGAGAGAAGAAGCTGTTGAATGGGATGATTCAGAACCTTCTGCCCATCGTGGGGCCTTCCGTCAGGTCCATCGTCCTGGCATACAGCTTTGCCGTCTCCAGTAAAATG GTTCGCCAGATCCTCACCCTTTGCCCCCAACTCACCTACCTGGACCTAACCCAGACTGATGTCACCGACTCTGCATTCGACAG TTGGGCTTCTCTGGGTGCATGCAGCTCTCTGGAACACCTGGACCTGTCTGGCTGTGAGAAGATCACAGACCACACCCTGAAGAGGCTTTCCCTGGGCCTGGGCGACCTGACCTCCTGCTCCCTTCCCATCAGGAGTCCCGATCGCAAGGCCAAGCTGCTGGCCGGTCTCCCCTCTCCCATCAAGCTCCAGCACGAGGTCCCCCCCGACTGCTCCAACGGCAGGGGCAGGCAGGCGCTCATCTTCAAGAGGAGACCTGGCGGCCGAGGCAACGGCTTCGGACCGGCGCACGTGTGGGTGCTGGATCCGTCCGAGCTGGTCGACATCGAGGACGCGGCCGAGTGGAGCCGGCGCGGGGGCGGCAGCGGCGACCCGGCGTTGGAGGGCCCCACCAGGCCCCCGGAGATGCAGGTCGTCGGGGAGCAGtgctgctgcaggaggagcCGAAAGCGAGGCTTCAGAACTGGTAAAGGCAGCAGCAGTGGCTCCCCCtactggcagcagcagcagccgctgcAGCATGCATCCTACAGAGATGCACAATGTGGCCACTCCACATGCTGTGGCGGAGACACCGCCCTAAGGACTTCTAAAGGGGCCCAGTGCAGTCCTCCGGCCACAGGGGGCAGCGCTGGGTTTCGGACTAAGTGCCCTGCAGAGGGCCAAACTTGCCCCGGGCGTGGCAAACAGACTGACAAATCAGACACCTTCCGCTTTCTCAGGTTCCTCAGTCTGTCCGGGTGCTATCAGATCACAGACCTGGGCTTGAG ggctctgtctcagcgTGGAGGCCTCCCGGTCCTGGAACACCTGAACCTGTCGGGCTGCCTCTTCATCACTGAGGTGGGACTGCAAGAGCTGGTGTCGGCCTGTCCAGCACTCAACGACGAACACTTCTACTACTGTGACAACATCAACG GTCCCCACGCGGACACGGCCAGCGGCTGCCAGAACCTGCAGTGTGGCTTCAGGGCTTGTTGCCGCTCTGGAGAGTAG